One stretch of Candidatus Paceibacterota bacterium DNA includes these proteins:
- a CDS encoding TrmH family RNA methyltransferase, translating to MNTVLILNNIRSNENVGSIFRTADAAGVSKIYLCGYTPAPIDRFGRKNKALSKSALGAEEFVGWEKLTSLKKLIQRLKEEKMERLGKQKFKIVAVEQSEYSKNYKKIKYPKNVAFVFGNEVTGLSKKDLEMCDEIVEIPMKGKKESLNVAVAVGIVLFR from the coding sequence ATGAATACTGTTTTGATACTAAATAACATAAGAAGTAATGAAAATGTGGGCTCTATTTTTAGAACAGCCGATGCGGCAGGAGTGAGTAAAATTTACCTTTGTGGTTACACTCCCGCTCCCATAGATAGGTTTGGCAGAAAAAACAAAGCTCTTTCAAAATCAGCTTTGGGAGCGGAGGAGTTTGTGGGGTGGGAGAAATTAACTTCCTTAAAGAAGTTAATTCAAAGATTGAAAGAAGAAAAGATGGAAAGATTAGGGAAACAGAAATTTAAGATAGTTGCTGTGGAGCAAAGTGAATACTCAAAAAATTATAAAAAAATAAAATACCCAAAAAATGTTGCTTTTGTTTTTGGGAATGAAGTAACAGGCCTTTCTAAAAAAGATTTAGAAATGTGTGATGAAATTGTAGAAATCCCCATGAAAGGGAAGAAGGAGTCTCTCAATGTAGCCGTAGCAGTGGGGATAGTTTTGTTTAGATAA
- a CDS encoding sigma-70 family RNA polymerase sigma factor — protein MSDLEILELSYKQPTQFAELFNRHSGRFLAIARKMTHSKDESDDIVQETFVRVYKHGKKFLENESGKKNFKQWSNAILKNCILDQIRKRRTKEIPLSEEIVSVVAVESDAEVRESTNYVRSILGRIDRGASEILNLHYMLGKSFKEIGKLLGISSAAARVRAHRAKKEFVEMHKSFDKPLYKTLN, from the coding sequence ATGAGTGATCTTGAAATATTAGAGCTTTCATACAAACAGCCGACCCAGTTCGCCGAGCTATTCAACCGGCACAGTGGTCGCTTTCTTGCTATAGCAAGGAAAATGACTCATTCAAAAGACGAGTCTGATGACATAGTCCAGGAAACATTCGTTCGAGTTTACAAACATGGCAAGAAATTTCTCGAAAACGAAAGTGGCAAGAAAAATTTCAAACAATGGTCAAACGCCATTCTGAAGAACTGCATCCTCGACCAAATAAGGAAGAGGCGCACAAAGGAAATCCCTCTATCGGAGGAAATCGTAAGCGTAGTCGCTGTCGAAAGCGATGCTGAAGTGCGAGAGAGTACCAATTATGTTCGTTCTATTCTAGGCAGGATAGACAGGGGCGCCTCTGAAATACTAAATTTACACTACATGCTTGGCAAATCTTTCAAAGAAATAGGTAAACTCCTAGGCATATCGAGCGCCGCCGCCAGAGTACGCGCCCATAGGGCCAAAAAAGAATTCGTCGAAATGCACAAAAGCTTCGACAAACCTCTATATAAAACATTGAATTAA
- the tsaE gene encoding tRNA (adenosine(37)-N6)-threonylcarbamoyltransferase complex ATPase subunit type 1 TsaE: MKEYLSTSTEETAKIAHDFARSLSFGEHQGARVVGLYGELGSGKTTFMKYVAEALGVIETVQSPTFVIMKIYKTSPSSIFSHLIHIDAYRIEKEEEMVHLGWYEITALPKNLICVEWPERIEGIMPPHNKVFFEHVNENERKIKIQ; encoded by the coding sequence ATGAAAGAGTATCTCTCCACAAGCACTGAAGAAACCGCCAAGATTGCTCATGATTTTGCTCGCTCCCTTTCCTTTGGAGAGCATCAAGGAGCGAGAGTAGTGGGGCTCTATGGTGAATTAGGATCGGGCAAAACTACTTTTATGAAATATGTGGCAGAGGCTTTGGGTGTTATCGAAACTGTTCAGAGCCCGACTTTTGTTATTATGAAAATATACAAGACCTCACCCTCTAGCATCTTTTCCCATTTGATACACATAGACGCATATAGAATAGAAAAAGAAGAAGAGATGGTACATCTCGGTTGGTATGAAATAACAGCTCTCCCCAAAAATTTGATTTGTGTCGAGTGGCCAGAAAGGATAGAAGGAATAATGCCTCCGCATAACAAAGTGTTTTTCGAACACGTGAATGAAAATGAAAGAAAAATTAAAATCCAATAG
- the ruvB gene encoding Holliday junction branch migration DNA helicase RuvB → MAKSTKKEEREEGASGDFLDQTLRPSKWDEYIGQETIKKNVHILLEAAKERKHPPEHILFYGPPGLGKTTLAHLIAKESSSQMKITSGPAIEKVGDLASILTNLSAGDILFIDEIHRLNKTVEEILYPAMESGSLDIIIGKGPSARTIQLELPPFTLIAATTRIAMLSSPLRSRFSGGVFRLEFYTEEELSKIIERSAKILGVSLSKEGAKKIAGRARFTPRTANYLLKRSRDFAQVYKKELDEDAIHDALKLLGIDHLGLNDSDRKLLQVMADKFGGGPVGLGTLAAALAEEEATIEEFNEPYLLRLGLLERTPRGRTLTKLGYEHLDLDFPKNKLF, encoded by the coding sequence ATGGCTAAAAGCACCAAAAAGGAAGAGCGTGAGGAAGGAGCAAGCGGTGATTTTCTCGATCAAACACTGCGCCCCTCGAAGTGGGATGAATATATCGGTCAAGAAACAATAAAGAAAAACGTTCACATTCTTTTGGAAGCTGCCAAAGAACGTAAGCATCCCCCAGAACATATTTTATTCTATGGCCCTCCAGGACTTGGTAAAACCACTCTAGCTCACCTCATTGCAAAAGAGAGTTCATCGCAAATGAAAATTACTTCCGGCCCAGCAATAGAAAAAGTAGGAGACTTAGCTTCTATCCTGACCAATCTTTCTGCCGGAGATATTCTTTTCATCGACGAAATACATCGCCTGAATAAAACCGTAGAGGAAATACTTTACCCGGCTATGGAATCAGGCTCACTTGATATTATTATCGGCAAGGGCCCATCGGCACGCACTATTCAGCTGGAGCTCCCTCCTTTCACTTTGATTGCTGCCACCACTCGCATCGCTATGCTCTCTTCCCCACTTCGCAGTCGCTTTTCTGGAGGAGTTTTCCGATTAGAGTTTTACACCGAAGAAGAGTTATCAAAAATAATTGAAAGGTCAGCTAAAATTTTAGGTGTATCTTTGAGTAAAGAAGGAGCCAAGAAAATAGCGGGGAGAGCCCGCTTCACCCCAAGAACAGCAAACTATCTTTTGAAAAGAAGTCGCGACTTCGCTCAGGTCTATAAAAAAGAGTTAGATGAGGATGCTATACATGACGCCCTGAAACTCCTAGGCATCGACCATCTCGGATTAAACGATTCCGACAGAAAGCTCCTCCAAGTAATGGCTGATAAGTTCGGAGGAGGCCCTGTCGGCCTCGGCACCTTAGCCGCCGCTCTAGCTGAAGAAGAAGCTACCATAGAAGAATTCAATGAACCTTACCTTCTGCGTCTCGGCCTCCTCGAACGCACTCCCCGCGGCCGCACCCTCACCAAACTAGGTTATGAGCACTTAGACTTGGATTTTCCTAAAAATAAGTTATTTTAA
- a CDS encoding GspE/PulE family protein: protein MTVIFNEEKQNQKLDEIRDAEKEDLSRELSKKYSLPYIDLSVSPINIDALRVVREDVARKAEVAPFNIVDKRVALAIFSPNNPMTIEVIEDMKRRGFIPNLFMSSKDSLEKVWLRYKDLSYSFETKSGAIDISNEEILSITENVRHIEDVKKMIEEVLSQKKSYRISKILEIILAGAIALNASDVHLEPEDTYVRLRYRLDGVLKDILNFDSDTYKLLISRIKLTSEMKLNTKEKAQDGRFSIKIRDEEIEIRSSIIPGAYSESVVLRVLNPNAISVPLEELGIPDKLLENILHELRKPNGMILNTGPTGSGKTTTLYAFLKKIHTPDIKIITIENPIEYHLPGIVQTQTNEKEGYTFLEGLRSALRQDPDVIMVGEIRDSETAEIAVNAALTGHLVFSTLHTNNAAGTFPRLVDLGVNSKVITSAINIAMAQRLVRKLCPDCRKEYIPKPQEKEIVDKILSGVKDRVFADNLHYEKFFEPGGCEKCNMSGYKGRIGIFEAIITDENIEKIVRENPSEREINQAAENQGMLTMKQDGVIKVIKGVTSLEELERVIDLWG, encoded by the coding sequence ATGACTGTTATTTTTAATGAAGAAAAGCAGAATCAGAAGTTGGATGAAATACGCGATGCAGAAAAAGAAGATTTGTCGCGAGAACTTTCTAAAAAATATAGCTTGCCCTATATCGACCTCTCTGTCTCCCCTATCAATATCGACGCTCTGCGTGTAGTGAGGGAAGATGTAGCTCGCAAAGCGGAAGTGGCTCCATTTAACATCGTGGACAAAAGAGTAGCTTTAGCCATATTCTCTCCCAACAATCCGATGACAATCGAAGTGATCGAGGATATGAAGAGACGCGGTTTTATCCCAAATCTTTTTATGTCCTCTAAAGATAGTTTAGAAAAAGTCTGGTTGCGCTACAAAGATCTTTCCTATTCTTTCGAAACCAAATCAGGAGCGATTGATATTTCCAACGAAGAAATACTCTCCATCACTGAAAATGTTCGCCATATAGAAGATGTGAAGAAAATGATCGAGGAAGTTCTATCCCAGAAGAAAAGCTACCGTATATCGAAAATACTAGAAATAATTTTAGCTGGAGCGATCGCTCTCAACGCTTCCGATGTTCACCTAGAACCAGAGGACACTTATGTGCGTTTGCGTTACAGGCTCGATGGAGTGCTGAAAGATATTTTGAACTTCGACAGCGACACTTATAAATTACTTATTTCTCGTATCAAACTAACTTCGGAAATGAAGTTGAACACCAAAGAAAAAGCTCAGGATGGCCGGTTCAGTATCAAGATAAGGGATGAGGAGATAGAAATACGTTCCTCTATCATCCCAGGCGCTTATAGTGAATCAGTGGTACTAAGGGTCCTCAATCCAAACGCTATCTCTGTCCCTCTTGAAGAACTTGGTATCCCCGATAAATTACTGGAAAATATATTGCACGAGCTTCGCAAACCAAATGGCATGATATTAAACACCGGCCCAACCGGAAGCGGTAAAACCACTACTCTCTATGCATTCCTAAAAAAAATACACACACCTGATATAAAAATAATCACCATCGAAAATCCGATTGAATACCATCTTCCTGGAATAGTGCAGACTCAAACAAACGAAAAAGAAGGTTACACTTTTCTCGAAGGTTTGCGCAGCGCCTTGCGTCAGGATCCAGATGTCATAATGGTCGGCGAAATTAGAGACAGCGAAACAGCAGAGATAGCAGTAAACGCTGCCTTGACCGGCCACTTAGTTTTTTCTACCCTACACACTAACAATGCCGCCGGCACATTCCCCAGGCTTGTAGACCTCGGAGTAAACTCAAAAGTTATTACTTCAGCTATAAATATCGCCATGGCCCAGAGACTAGTAAGGAAGCTTTGCCCCGATTGTCGTAAAGAATACATTCCAAAACCGCAAGAAAAAGAAATCGTCGACAAAATACTCTCTGGCGTAAAGGATAGAGTTTTTGCAGATAATTTACATTATGAAAAATTTTTTGAACCTGGCGGTTGCGAAAAGTGTAATATGTCAGGATACAAAGGCAGAATTGGAATATTCGAAGCTATTATTACCGACGAGAATATAGAAAAGATAGTTAGAGAAAATCCAAGCGAACGAGAGATAAATCAAGCCGCCGAAAATCAAGGCATGCTTACCATGAAGCAGGATGGCGTCATAAAAGTAATAAAAGGAGTAACTTCATTAGAAGAGTTGGAGCGAGTAATCGACCTATGGGGATAA
- a CDS encoding DoxX family membrane protein gives MLNVFPDLLTYSMLAPFILRLVAGLIFVNLGSLAFKNEKERWVNSFLSLGISRPHIWVKILGTVEIVGGLLLFIGLYTQLVALVLALLTLTEGYIEYKDPNLLKRNFAFYTMLLAITLSLLFSSAGAFAFDLPL, from the coding sequence ATGTTAAACGTATTTCCAGACCTACTGACCTACTCCATGCTCGCTCCTTTTATTTTGAGGCTGGTAGCAGGCCTTATTTTTGTTAACCTCGGCAGCCTAGCTTTCAAAAATGAGAAGGAAAGATGGGTAAATTCTTTTCTGTCTCTTGGTATATCACGCCCACACATATGGGTAAAAATTTTGGGAACAGTTGAAATAGTAGGCGGGCTTCTACTATTTATCGGTCTTTACACCCAGTTAGTCGCTTTAGTTCTAGCACTCCTCACTCTGACCGAAGGTTACATCGAGTATAAAGACCCAAATTTACTTAAACGCAATTTTGCCTTTTACACAATGCTTCTTGCTATCACACTCTCCCTTCTATTCTCCAGCGCCGGCGCCTTCGCTTTCGACCTACCACTATAA
- a CDS encoding YebC/PmpR family DNA-binding transcriptional regulator, protein MSGHNKWSKIKNKKAVTDAYKAKVFSKLVRFITVESKKAKGDINSPGLRTAIEKAKAENVPSDNIDRAIKKGLSSDSGEMEQITYEAYGPGGCAIIIEALTDNRNKAAQEIKHILSENGYELATPGAASWAFTKSASGEWTPNIKVNVNEADGEKLSTLIEELEDNDEVQEVYTNAE, encoded by the coding sequence ATGTCCGGGCATAATAAATGGTCAAAGATAAAGAATAAGAAGGCGGTTACTGATGCTTATAAGGCTAAAGTTTTTTCTAAACTTGTGAGGTTTATTACAGTAGAATCAAAGAAGGCTAAGGGTGATATAAACTCTCCCGGTCTGCGCACGGCTATAGAAAAAGCAAAAGCTGAAAATGTGCCGAGCGACAATATCGATAGGGCTATAAAAAAAGGTTTGAGTAGCGATAGTGGTGAAATGGAACAAATTACATACGAAGCATACGGCCCAGGAGGATGCGCTATCATCATAGAAGCTCTGACAGATAATAGAAATAAAGCAGCACAAGAAATAAAACACATTTTATCTGAAAATGGTTACGAACTAGCTACACCCGGCGCCGCCTCGTGGGCTTTTACCAAAAGTGCCAGTGGAGAATGGACTCCAAATATAAAAGTAAACGTAAATGAAGCAGACGGAGAAAAACTATCTACTCTAATAGAAGAACTGGAAGATAATGATGAAGTTCAAGAAGTTTACACCAATGCTGAGTGA
- a CDS encoding DNA polymerase, producing MKMKEKLKSNSNQNKKLVLLDAHAIIHRAYHALPDFATSKGEPTGALYGLVLMVLKIVADLKPDYIVAAYDLPKPTYRHEVYKDYKAGRVKTDDALVVQLEKSKELCEGLGIPVYSKEGFEADDVLGTIVEELKGDLAKSGISVPVDIIIASGDMDTMQLVGKGVKVYTLKKGLTDTILYDEKAVKERFGFEPKLLPDFKGLRGDPSDNIIGIKGIGEKSATELIVNFGSIENIYKELAKKGAEAKFEKVGIKKRIVELLKEGKEEAEFSKMLATIRRDAPIDFKLPEKTWKEGVDLAKAKKLFQELEFRSMGGKLEAVIGQGNKPARLDSESVSGGEIRKEEKIEENINREELEEAKVALWVVDSNKTDPNLEDILFFGKTEDFAKAKEEIWKEMKKRESEKVFEEIERPLLPVIKKMQERGVLIDAKFLRDLDKKYSDELFEIQKKIWQEVGAEFNISSPKQLGDVLFNKLKLEVKNQKKTAGGAKSTKESELEKMRDLHPIIPLVLEYRELSKLLSTYIQPIPELLDKEDRLHATFIQTGAATGRMASKNPNMQNIPIGSERGRVIRNAFLAPKDFKLVAFDYSQIELRIAAFLSGDKKLIDIFKRGEDVHTGVASSVFGVAPLEVTKEMRRKAKVINFGILYGMGVNALRVNLGTERKEAQEFYNKYFEEFSGLAKYLESTKEEAYKNGFTKTFFGRRRYFEGIKSKLPFIRASAERMAINAPIQGTSADIIKIAMNRVDEWVEKEGLAGKVYLTMQIHDELMYEIEEGVVEKVVPEIKKIMQDVILPDDIRGVPIIVNSSVGNNWGEMK from the coding sequence ATGAAAATGAAAGAAAAATTAAAATCCAATAGTAATCAGAATAAAAAATTGGTCCTGCTTGATGCGCACGCTATTATCCATCGGGCATATCACGCCTTGCCTGACTTTGCGACGAGTAAGGGGGAGCCGACGGGAGCTCTCTATGGACTTGTCCTGATGGTACTTAAAATAGTGGCCGACCTAAAACCCGATTACATCGTAGCTGCTTATGACTTGCCTAAACCGACATACAGGCATGAAGTATATAAAGACTATAAAGCCGGCAGAGTAAAAACTGATGATGCGCTCGTGGTGCAACTTGAAAAATCGAAAGAACTGTGCGAAGGCCTTGGCATACCAGTGTATTCCAAAGAAGGCTTTGAAGCCGACGATGTACTCGGTACTATTGTAGAAGAATTGAAAGGTGATTTAGCAAAATCGGGCATATCAGTGCCAGTAGACATAATTATTGCATCGGGTGATATGGACACGATGCAACTTGTGGGCAAGGGGGTAAAAGTATATACCTTAAAAAAGGGCCTAACAGATACTATTTTGTATGATGAAAAAGCAGTAAAAGAAAGATTTGGATTTGAACCTAAGCTCTTACCCGATTTTAAAGGACTTCGTGGTGACCCATCGGATAATATTATCGGTATAAAAGGTATAGGCGAAAAATCAGCCACAGAACTTATTGTAAATTTTGGTAGCATTGAAAATATATATAAAGAATTAGCGAAGAAAGGGGCGGAAGCTAAATTTGAAAAAGTCGGAATCAAAAAGAGGATAGTAGAACTTTTGAAAGAGGGTAAAGAAGAAGCGGAGTTTAGTAAAATGCTCGCAACCATCAGGCGAGACGCACCGATAGATTTCAAACTACCAGAGAAAACATGGAAAGAAGGGGTGGATTTGGCGAAAGCTAAGAAACTTTTTCAGGAACTGGAGTTCAGGAGTATGGGAGGGAAGTTGGAAGCGGTAATAGGGCAAGGAAATAAGCCCGCCCGCCTCGATAGCGAGAGCGTTTCGGGCGGGGAAATAAGAAAAGAAGAAAAGATTGAAGAAAATATAAACAGAGAAGAGTTGGAGGAGGCGAAGGTGGCGCTGTGGGTAGTGGATTCAAATAAGACTGATCCGAACTTGGAAGACATTTTGTTTTTTGGTAAGACGGAAGATTTCGCCAAAGCCAAAGAGGAGATATGGAAAGAGATGAAAAAAAGAGAAAGCGAAAAAGTTTTTGAAGAGATAGAGAGACCTCTCCTGCCTGTCATAAAAAAGATGCAGGAAAGGGGTGTGCTTATCGACGCTAAATTTTTGAGGGATTTGGACAAAAAATATTCCGATGAGCTTTTCGAGATACAGAAGAAGATTTGGCAGGAAGTGGGAGCGGAATTCAACATCAGTTCTCCGAAGCAACTGGGGGATGTTTTATTTAATAAATTGAAATTAGAAGTCAAAAATCAAAAGAAAACAGCTGGAGGGGCGAAATCGACCAAAGAATCAGAGCTTGAGAAGATGAGGGATTTGCACCCTATCATCCCTTTAGTTTTGGAATATAGGGAACTTTCCAAACTACTTTCTACTTATATCCAGCCGATACCAGAGCTTTTAGACAAGGAAGATAGACTTCATGCCACATTTATCCAAACCGGAGCGGCTACAGGCAGAATGGCTTCCAAAAATCCAAACATGCAGAATATCCCTATCGGCTCGGAGAGAGGTAGAGTGATAAGGAACGCTTTCCTAGCTCCCAAAGATTTCAAACTAGTAGCTTTCGATTATTCTCAGATAGAACTTCGGATCGCTGCATTTTTATCGGGTGATAAGAAACTCATAGATATTTTCAAAAGAGGAGAAGACGTACATACGGGCGTGGCCAGTTCTGTTTTTGGAGTCGCTCCTCTAGAAGTGACTAAAGAAATGAGAAGAAAAGCCAAAGTGATAAACTTCGGCATACTTTATGGTATGGGGGTGAATGCTCTTAGGGTAAATTTGGGGACAGAAAGGAAGGAGGCCCAAGAATTTTACAATAAATATTTTGAAGAATTTTCTGGCCTAGCTAAGTACTTGGAAAGTACTAAAGAAGAGGCATATAAAAATGGATTTACCAAAACATTTTTTGGTAGGCGCAGATATTTCGAGGGCATCAAATCCAAACTACCTTTCATCCGAGCTTCAGCAGAGAGGATGGCTATAAACGCGCCTATACAAGGCACGAGTGCTGACATCATAAAAATTGCTATGAATAGAGTGGACGAGTGGGTAGAGAAAGAGGGGTTAGCAGGAAAAGTGTATCTGACAATGCAGATCCACGATGAACTGATGTATGAGATAGAGGAAGGCGTGGTGGAGAAGGTGGTGCCGGAAATAAAAAAAATAATGCAGGACGTTATTTTACCTGACGATATTAGAGGAGTACCAATTATCGTCAATTCAAGCGTGGGTAATAATTGGGGAGAGATGAAATAA